From the genome of Bacteroidota bacterium:
TTTTTTATTTTTTACAGCATAACCTGTTAAAGATTTACCGGCCGGCCAGGTTTCAATCTCATCTTTTTCATCCTCTATATAACCTACCGATAAAGTATCAGATTCTTCATCATAAAATGCAACAAAAAAGTTTGATGTATCCATCAAAAGTCCAAGTTGACTCTGTATATGGCGTATAAAATCAGCCACATCTGTGGTAGTATTAACAGCCATCGAAATATTGAAAAGGATTTTTTGTATCAATTCTGTTCTCTTTCGTGCGCTGATATCTTCAAAACTTTCAATCCCACCAATGATGTTTTTATTTAAATCAAACAAATATTCTGTGCTTTTAAGAATAGTTATTTCTGATCCATCTTTTGTTTTGATTAGGCATTCATGATTACTTACAGTTTCCCCTATTTTTTCATCAAACAATTGACATTTTTCGGCACAAGAAGTTAACGAAAATTTTTCGCAAGGCTCCCCAAGTGCTTCTTTTCTGGTCCATCCGGTTATAGTTTCTGCTTTTTTATTCCAGCTTGTTATTTTTTTATCCCTATCAACAGTAAATACTGCACTTGGCACCACTTTCAAAATTCGTTCAGCGAATTCCTTTTCTTCTTTAAGTTTGTTCTCTGCAATTTTACGGTTAGTGATGTCACGAACGGTACCAATGGCATTCCATTCATTTTTTATTTTTACAGATGAAAGGGATAAGGCAACAGGAAATTCTTCACCGTTTTTTCGAATAGCGTTTAATTCAACCATTTTACCAATAGCATTACCTTTCCCGGTGTTTTTGAAATTCTTAAATGCAGCTTCTTGAACCTGTTTGTATTCGTCAGGACTTATTAGAGTATGGATATCCTTGTTGTATATTTCTTCAAAAGTATAACCGAAAATATGTTCAGCACTCTGATTCCAGAAAATAACATGGCCTTTATTGTTTATAACGATAATGGCATCATTGGATGAACTCGTTATTTTATCGAATAGTTCCTGCTGATCTTTTTCTTTCTCTTCAGCTCTTTTTCGTGATAAGGCCAGGCTAATCTGGCTTGAGATTATTTCAAGAATTTTTCTGTCTTTATCATTGTAAGCCTTCACATCCGAATAGCTTTGAACAGCAAGAACACCAATAACTTTGTCTTCAACATTTAGTGGTACTCCCAGCCAAATTTGAGATCGCGAACCAACAAAATCTATTTTGCCTTTTTTAACAAGTTCTTCTTGATCGTCATAAGTTACCAGTAATGATTGACGAGTTTTAATGACATAGCCTGTCATCGTTTTTCCTGCCGGGAATGACTCGATAACATCTTTCTCATCAGCAATAAATGGAAGCGAAAGTGAATCAGTTTTTTCATCATACAAAGCAATATAAAAATTTTTGGTATCAATGATAGTAGATAATTGTTCTCTAATTAGAATGACAAGACTTTCAAGACTTTCACTCATCATCACAGCATGCGAAATATTGCCTAATATTTCTTGAACCTGATCATTTCTTTTGCGTTCAGTAATTTCATGTGCCAATCCTTCAATCAAAACAACATTATTGTTTTCGTCCATTACAGGGACTTCCAATAATTCGAATTGTTTGATATTGCCGCCTTTATCCCTTATTTCAATTTCGAAAGGAAGTTGTTTTTCGCCATTTTTGCTTTTTAAAGAAATTGCTTTAGATATTTCGTTTTTTGGATGATCGGTTAAAAATTGCAGAATCCCATGTTCAACCTCGCTTGCATCATAACCTAATAGGGTAGTAATAGAAGGGCTAATATAAACATATTTGCCATCCAAATTCTGCGAATAAAAAAAGTATTCACTTCCGAGGTTTTCAATAAGTCGGCGGGTCCTTTTTTCGTTATTTTGAAGTTCAATATTTATGTCCTGCATTGCATCATTTTGTTGCTGCAGTTCTGCATAATTATTTTTAACTGAATTAGGTTTTTTATCACATTTATTTTTCAGATTGCTCATAGAACAGCATGTTTCGTGATTGTAAGTTGAAATTTTAAATCAATTTTTTTATTTAGTCAAAATATTGTTAAAAGTGTTATTTTTGCACAAATATTAGCTTTCAAACGGGATGTGGCGCAGTTGGCTAGCGTGCTGGTCTGGGGGACCAGAGGTCGTGAGTTCGAGTCTCACCATCCCGACACTTTACCCCAAAAATCGCTCAAGAAGCTCAAATAATTTATCCTTTCTAATTGGTTTTGTAATGTATTCATTACAGCCGGCATTCAAAGCTATTTCCTTGTCACCGCTAATTGCATAAGCCGTTTGTGCAATAATTGGCAAATCAGGATATACTTTTTTAATCAGTCTAGTCGCCTCAAGTCCGCTAAAATCAGGCAGTCTGATATCCATTAGCACCAAATCTATTTTTTTATTTTCGTTGCATAAATCAACTGCTTCCTGCGCATTGCAAGCTCTGAGTGTGTTCGCCCCCCATATTCCCAACAATACTTCCAGCAACAAAAAATTTGAATCCTGATCCTCGGTTATGAGAATGGTTTTTTTTGATTGTTTAGTGTTATTGTAATTCATATTATTTTCC
Proteins encoded in this window:
- a CDS encoding response regulator → MENNMNYNNTKQSKKTILITEDQDSNFLLLEVLLGIWGANTLRACNAQEAVDLCNENKKIDLVLMDIRLPDFSGLEATRLIKKVYPDLPIIAQTAYAISGDKEIALNAGCNEYITKPIRKDKLFELLERFLG